The Mauremys mutica isolate MM-2020 ecotype Southern chromosome 1, ASM2049712v1, whole genome shotgun sequence genome has a segment encoding these proteins:
- the LOC123362188 gene encoding trefoil factor 3-like, whose product MENKVFWLLTISLIVGLSNALLPPGECDVQPKARENCGYPGITEIECSARQCCFNSDAPDSPWCFKPVPAEECQL is encoded by the exons ATGGAAAATAAGGTGTTCTGGTTACTGACCATTTCCCTCATTGTGGGGCTCAGCAATGCCTTGCTGC CTCCAGGTGAATGTGATGTGCAACCAAAAGCAAGAGAAAACTGTGGATATCCAGGCATCACTGAAATCGAATGTAGTGCAAGACAATGCTGCTTTAATTCAGATGCCCCAGATAGCCCCTGGTGTTTCAAACCGGTTCCAGCAGAAG AATGTCAACTGTAA